The following are encoded together in the Citrus sinensis cultivar Valencia sweet orange chromosome 1, DVS_A1.0, whole genome shotgun sequence genome:
- the LOC102623634 gene encoding peroxisomal fatty acid beta-oxidation multifunctional protein AIM1 codes for MAAPRVTMEVGNDGVAIITLINPPVNALAIPIVAGLKDKFEEATSRDDVKAIVLTGNGGRFSGGFDINVFQKVHGAGDVSLMPDVSVELVVNLIEDCKKPIVAAVEGLALGGGLELAMGCHARIAAPKTQLGLPELTLGVIPGFGGTQRLPRLVGLSKAIEMMLLSKSITSEEGWKLGLIDAVVTSEELLKVSRLWALDIAARRKPWIRSLHRTDKLGSLSEAREVLKLARLQAKKTAPNMPQHQACLDVIEEGIVHGGYSGVLKEAKVFKELVMLDTSRGLVHVFFAQRATSKVPNVTDIGLKPRGVRKVAVIGGGLMGSGIATAHILNNIYVVLKEVNSEYLLKGIKTIEANVRGLVTRGKLTQDKANNALKMLKGVLDYSEFKDVDMVIEAVIESVPLKQKIFSELEKACPPHCILATNTSTIDLNIVGEKTSSQDRIIGAHFFSPAHVMPLLEIVRTERTSAQVILDLMTVGKIIKKVPVVVGNCTGFAVNRAFFPYSQSARLLVSLGVDVFRIDSAIRSFGLPIGPFQLLDLAGYGVAAATSKEFDKAFPDRSFQSPLVDLLLKSGRNGKANGKGLYTYEKGSKPKPDPSVLPIIEECRRLSNIMPGGKPISVTEKEIVEMILFPVVNESCRVLEEGIVVRASDLDDASVLGMSFPSYRGGIVFWADVVGANYVYTSLKKWSQLYGNFFKPSRFLEERATKGIPLSAPVSSSSTSRARL; via the exons ATGGCAGCACCGCGAGTGACGATGGAAGTCGGAAACGACGGCGTTGCGATCATCACTTTGATTAATCCTCCCGTGAACGCCTTAGCTATTCCAA TTGTTGCCGGATTGAAGGACAAGTTTGAGGAAGCCACGAGCCGAGACGACGTTAAGGCTATTGTTCTGACAG GCAATGGTGGAAGGTTTTCTGGCGGTTTCGACATAAATGTTTTTCAGAAGGTTCACGGGGCTG GGGATGTTTCGCTGATGCCCGATGTATCGGTTGAACTTGTTGTCAACTTAATTGAAG ATTGCAAGAAGCCCATTGTTGCAGCTGTGGAGGGGTTAGCCCTTGGAGGTGGCTTAGAATTGGCAAtg GGATGCCATGCACGTATTGCTGCTCCAAAGACTCAACTTGGCTTGCCTGAGCTGACACTAGGGGTAATTCCAGGTTTTGGAG GCACACAACGTCTACCAAGGCTGGTGGGCCTCTCAAAGGCTATTGAAATGATGCTG TTATCTAAATCAATCACGTCTGAGGAGGGCTGGAAGCTGGGTCTAATTGATGCTGTTGTGACTTCTGAAGAGTTGCTGAAAGTATCTCGACTCTGGGCTTTAGACATTGCAGCAAGGCGCAAACCATGGATACGTTCCCTTCACAGGACAGACAAACTTGGTTCTCTTTCTGAAGCAAGAGAGGTGTTGAAACTTGCTAGACTACAAGCCAAGAAGACTGCCCCAAATATGCCTCAGCATCAAGCATGCCTTGATGTGATTGAGGAGGGTATCGTTCATGGAGGATATAGTGGCGTTTTGAAG GAGGCCAAAGTTTTCAAGGAGTTAGTCATGTTAGACACTTCCAGAGGTCTTGTTCATGTCTTTTTCGCACAACGTGCAACATCAAAG GTGCCTAATGTAACTGATATTGGTCTCAAACCAAGGGGTGTAAGAAAAGTTGCTGTTATTGGAGGCGGTCTGATGGGTTCTGGCATAGCAACTGCGCATATTCTGAACAATATTTATGTTGTTCTCAAGGAAGTTAATTCTGAATATCTTCTGAAAGGGATAAAAACAATAGAAG CAAATGTTCGAGGCTTGGTAACAAGAGGAAAATTGACACAGGATAAAGCAAACAATGCCCTCAAAATGCTTAAAGGAGTGCTGGACTACTCAGAATTTAAAGATGTTGACATGGTCATAGAG GCAGTCATTGAAAGTGTTCCtctgaaacaaaaaatattcagCGAACTAGAGAAAGCTTGCCCTCCTCACTGCATTTTGGCAACAAACACTTCTACTATTGACCTGAACATAGTTGGAGAAAAGACCAGCTCTCAGGATCGAATTATAGGGGCACATTTTTTCAG TCCTGCTCATGTGATGCCACTTTTGGAGATTGTTCGGACAGAGAGAACTTCTGCACAAGTAATTCTTGATCTCATGACAGTCGGGAAAATCATAAAGAAAGTTCCTGTTGTGGTGGGTAACTGCACTGGCTTTGCAGTCAATCGAGCGTTCTTCCCATATTCACAAAGTGCTCGCTTGCTGGTTAGTTTAGGTGTGGATGTGTTCAGAATTGACAGTGCAATCAGAAGTTTTGGCCTCCCCATCGGCCCTTTCCA GCTTCTGGACTTAGCAGGCTACGGAGTCGCTGCTGCAACTTCAAAAGAATTTGACAAGGCATTCCCTGACCGTTCATTCCAGTCTCCTTTGGTTGATCTTTTGTTGAAAAGTGGACGAAATG gTAAAGCCAATGGAAAAGGATTATATACATATGAAAAGGGAAGCAAGCCAAAACCAGATCCTTCTGTGTTACCAATTATTGAGGAATGTAGACGACTAAGCAATATTATGCCTGGGGGAAAG CCTATATCTGtcactgaaaaagaaattgtggaGATGATACTCTTTCCAGTGGTGAATGAATCATGTCGTGTTTTGGAAGAAGGAATAGTAGTTCGAGCCTCAGACCTTGACGATGCATCAGTTCTTGGAATGAGTTTCCCATCTTACCG TGGTGGCATCGTCTTTTGGGCCGACGTAGTTGGGGCAAACTATGTGTATACAAGTCTAAAGAAATGGTCACAACTGTATGGTAACTTTTTCAAACCATCTAGGTTCTTGGAAGAAAGAGCAACAAAAGGCATTCCGTTG AGTGCACCGGTGTCATCTTCTTCAACATCAAGGGCGCGCCTCTAG
- the LOC102623928 gene encoding protein tesmin/TSO1-like CXC 5, with product MGEGEGGEFPPKKSQSESGGDIPAKKLARQLDFTGGFVGSVILPEHPQSQAVTANSHPPPQPQPKPVVPPVPPPPPLPGQATQPPVRVPKPESPKSRSRSNVEVKENTPKKQKQCNCKHSRCLKLYCECFASGIYCDGCNCVNCHNNVENEAARREAVEATLERNPNAFRPKIASSPHGTRDNKEETGEVLMLGKHNKGCHCKKSGCLKKYCECFQANILCSENCRCMDCKNFEGSEERQALFHGDHANNMAYIQQAANAAITGAIGSSGYASPPVSKKRKGQELFFGSTAKDPSIHRLGHFQQGNHIRTSPSSTLSSIPVARASSTAAVGSSKFTYRSLLADIIQPQDLKELCSVLVVLSSEAAKSVAVQRNTTEKQAEDRAGTSVASSAQGRLQSHKEPDVDRTVTDDCSSANQADKVGPDDSGSDGSDGQKARPMSPGTLALMCDEQDTIFMAASSPNRLTGHGCNTSSQLPYGQGMTEVYAEQERIVLTKFRDCLNRLITFGEIKEMKYSSLARTEVGSQKDALSNGTASSRTGTGNQPATVSNGVSKAYGPSALAAPAAKMSQMVTATVPISNNDLRHNPALPGEGDVKLKTENKM from the exons atggGGGAAGGTGAGGGAGGCGAATTCCCTCCAAAGAAGTCGCAATCGGAGAGCGGCGGGGATATTCCGGCGAAGAAGCTGGCGAGGCAGCTCGATTTCACCGGCGGTTTTGTTGGTAGTGTGATTTTGCCGGAGCATCCGCAGTCACAGGCCGTGACGGCTAACAGTCATCCGCCACCGCAGCCGCAGCCGAAGCCAGTTGTGCCACCTGtaccgccgccgccgccgctgCCAGGGCAGGCGACTCAACCACCAGTGAGGGTTCC aaAACCAGAATCCCCAAAATCAAGATCAAGGTCCAATGttgaagtaaaagaaaatactcCGAAGAAGCAAAAGCAGTGTAACTGTAAACACTCACGTTGTTTGAAACT GTATTGTGAGTGTTTTGCATCAGGAATTTATTGTGATGGTTGCAATTGTGTAAACTGTCACaacaatgttgaaaatgaagcGGCCAGGCGAGAGGCTGTTGAAGCAACTTTAGAGCGTAATCCAAATGCATTCAGGCCAAAGATTGCTAGCAGCCCACATGGAACACGTGATAATAAG GAGGAGACAGGGGAAGTTTTGATGTTGGGGAAGCACAACAAAGGATGCCACTGCAAGAAATCAGGGTGCCTTAAAAAGTACTGTGAATGCTTCCAAGCAAATATTCTATGCTCTGAAAACTGCAGATGCATGGACTGCAAGAACTTTGAAGGAAGTGAAGAGAGACAGGCTCTCTTTCATGGAGATCATGCCAATAACATGGCATACATTCAGCAGGCAGCAAATGCTGCAATAACTGGGGCTATTGGTTCTTCTGGCTATGCGTCTCCACCTGTATCTAAGAAGAGAAAAGGTCAGGAGCTCTTCTTCGGGTCAACAGCCAAGGATCCATCAATTCACAGGCTTGGACATTTTCAACAG GGAAACCATATCAGAACTTCTCCATCCTCCACCTTATCTTCAATTCCTGTTGCTCGTGCTAGTAGCACTGCAGCAGTGGGTTCTTCAAAATTCACATATAG gtctctcCTAGCAGACATTATCCAACCGCAAGATTTAAAGGAGCTTTGCTCAGTTTTAGTGGTACTATCATCAGAAGCTGCAAAATCGGTTGCAG TTCAAAGAAATACAACAGAAAAGCAGGCTGAAGATCGTGCTGGAACTTCTGTTGCTTCATCAGCTCAAGGCAGGTTACAGAGCCACAAAGAGCCAGATGTTGATAGAACTGTGACTGATGATTGTTCAAGTGCAAACCAGGCTGATAAAGTTGGTCCTGATGATTCTGGTTCAGATGGTTCTGATGGGCAAAAAGCAAGGCCGATGTCTCCTGGAACTCTGGCATTAATGTGTGATGAACAAGATACAATCTTCATGGCAGCTTCTTCGCCTAACAGGTTAACTGGCCATGGCTGTAACACATCTTCACAATTGCCATATGGTCAAGGCATGACAGAGGTCTATGCAGAGCAAGAAAGGATTGTTTTGACAAAGTTTCGAGATTGTCTTAATAGGCTCATCACCTTTGGGGAAATAAAGG AAATGAAGTATTCATCATTAGCCAGAACTGAGGTAGGGAGTCAAAAGGATGCACTCAGCAATGGCACTGCAAGCAGCAGAACAGGAACAGGGAATCAACCGGCAACTGTCAGCAACGGTGTTTCAAAAGCTTATGGTCCATCTGCACTTGCTGCACCTGCAGCCAAGATGTCTCAGATGGTTACTGCAACAGTTCCCATCTCTAATAATGATCTTAGACACAATCCAGCCCTGCCAGGAGAGGGggatgttaaattaaaaactgaaaacaaGATGTAA
- the LOC102624215 gene encoding transcription initiation factor TFIID subunit 15 isoform X1 has product MGSRDKDQTASHHQPLLSSLVVRPSVSDGAGDGGRGGAGSDYEPGEVRREPPSYYRSDRYPDDPGYRTRAGSASPVRRRDADHRHGSSFDHAGGTSRSREVGSRRDTGRYREPSPPYVRGRGVVGRPPGRAFDGPGFGPGPGVGRNNPNVRPREGDWICPDPFMGKNSFCCIYLAKLQFRCANLNFARREYCNNCKRFRYAPGGSPRRGYPGPPPPPPPPRRFPGPPIAISPGRTVNGYRSPPRGWARDGPRDFGPGVLPPPRHEGRFSDHMRRDRLEYPEDDYRGRNKPIPPMDWGHRDRGRDNFFNERKGYERRLPSPPVPPLPPHGGRWSRDVRERSRSPIRAAPPPKDYRRDMYGDRGRDNRRGMGRNRIGDAY; this is encoded by the exons ATGGGTTCGAGAGATAAGGACCAAACGGCATCGCATCATCAGCCGCTGCTTAGCAGCCTGGTCGTACGTCCCTCCGTCAGCGACGGAGCTGGTGACGGTGGCCGTGGTGGCGCTGGCAGCGACTACGAACCCGGTGAAGTTCGCCGTGAGCCGCCTTCCTACTATCGGTCGGATCGGTATCCCGACGATCCTG GATATAGAACTCGTGCAGGTTCTGCATCTCCTGTGCGGCGTAGGGATGCAGATCATCGCCATGGATCCAGTTTTGATCATGCTGGTGGTACTTCACGCAGCCGTGAAGTTGGTAGCAGGAGGGACACTGGTAGATATAGAGAGCCTTCTCCCCCTTATGTTCGAGGAAGGGGTGTTGTTGGCAGACCACCTGGTAGAGCTTTTGATGGACCTGGATTTGGTCCGGGGCCTGGGGTGGGTAGAAATAATCCAAATGTTCGACCAAGGGAAGGAGACTGGATCTGCCCAGATCCTTT CATGGGAAAGAATTCATTTTGCTGTATATATTTAGCAAAGCTTCAATTTAg GTGTGCCAACTTGAACTTTGCTAGGCGTGAGTACTGTAACAACTGTAAGAGGTTCCGCTACGCCCCTGGTGGTAGTCCGAGGAGGGGCTACCCTGgtcctccacctccacctccTCCCCCTCGGCGATTCCCTGGGCCTCCTATAGCTATTTCCCCTGGCAGGACTGTGAATGGCTATAGGTCCCCTCCTCGGGGTTGGGCCAGGGATGGACCTAGAGATTTTGGGCCTGGTGTTCTGCCACCTCCTCGACATGAAGGCCGGTTTTCTGATCACATGCGGAGAGATAGGCTGGAATACCCAGAAGATGACTACAGGGGGAGGAACAAGCCAATTCCACCCATGGATTGGGGCCATAGAGACCGTGGAAGAGATAACTTCTTCAATGAAAGGAAAGGGTACGAAAGGCGGCTACCCTCACCTCCGGTTCCACCGCTTCCTCCTCATGGTGGGCGATGGTCACGTGATGTGCGAGAGAGGAGCAGATCTCCTATTAGGGCTGCTCCACCTCCTAAAGACTACCGTCGTGATATGTATGGTGATCGGGGTCGGGACAATCGGAGAGGCATGGGACGAAATCGAATTGGGGACGCATATTAG
- the LOC102624215 gene encoding transcription initiation factor TFIID subunit 15 isoform X3: MHGYRTRAGSASPVRRRDADHRHGSSFDHAGGTSRSREVGSRRDTGRYREPSPPYVRGRGVVGRPPGRAFDGPGFGPGPGVGRNNPNVRPREGDWICPDPFMGKNSFCCIYLAKLQFRCANLNFARREYCNNCKRFRYAPGGSPRRGYPGPPPPPPPPRRFPGPPIAISPGRTVNGYRSPPRGWARDGPRDFGPGVLPPPRHEGRFSDHMRRDRLEYPEDDYRGRNKPIPPMDWGHRDRGRDNFFNERKGYERRLPSPPVPPLPPHGGRWSRDVRERSRSPIRAAPPPKDYRRDMYGDRGRDNRRGMGRNRIGDAY, from the exons ATGCATG GATATAGAACTCGTGCAGGTTCTGCATCTCCTGTGCGGCGTAGGGATGCAGATCATCGCCATGGATCCAGTTTTGATCATGCTGGTGGTACTTCACGCAGCCGTGAAGTTGGTAGCAGGAGGGACACTGGTAGATATAGAGAGCCTTCTCCCCCTTATGTTCGAGGAAGGGGTGTTGTTGGCAGACCACCTGGTAGAGCTTTTGATGGACCTGGATTTGGTCCGGGGCCTGGGGTGGGTAGAAATAATCCAAATGTTCGACCAAGGGAAGGAGACTGGATCTGCCCAGATCCTTT CATGGGAAAGAATTCATTTTGCTGTATATATTTAGCAAAGCTTCAATTTAg GTGTGCCAACTTGAACTTTGCTAGGCGTGAGTACTGTAACAACTGTAAGAGGTTCCGCTACGCCCCTGGTGGTAGTCCGAGGAGGGGCTACCCTGgtcctccacctccacctccTCCCCCTCGGCGATTCCCTGGGCCTCCTATAGCTATTTCCCCTGGCAGGACTGTGAATGGCTATAGGTCCCCTCCTCGGGGTTGGGCCAGGGATGGACCTAGAGATTTTGGGCCTGGTGTTCTGCCACCTCCTCGACATGAAGGCCGGTTTTCTGATCACATGCGGAGAGATAGGCTGGAATACCCAGAAGATGACTACAGGGGGAGGAACAAGCCAATTCCACCCATGGATTGGGGCCATAGAGACCGTGGAAGAGATAACTTCTTCAATGAAAGGAAAGGGTACGAAAGGCGGCTACCCTCACCTCCGGTTCCACCGCTTCCTCCTCATGGTGGGCGATGGTCACGTGATGTGCGAGAGAGGAGCAGATCTCCTATTAGGGCTGCTCCACCTCCTAAAGACTACCGTCGTGATATGTATGGTGATCGGGGTCGGGACAATCGGAGAGGCATGGGACGAAATCGAATTGGGGACGCATATTAG
- the LOC102624215 gene encoding transcription initiation factor TFIID subunit 15 isoform X2: MGSRDKDQTASHHQPLLSSLVVRPSVSDGAGDGGRGGAGSDYEPGEVRREPPSYYRSDRYPDDPGYRTRAGSASPVRRRDADHRHGSSFDHAGGTSRSREVGSRRDTGRYREPSPPYVRGRGVVGRPPGRAFDGPGFGPGPGVGRNNPNVRPREGDWICPDPLCANLNFARREYCNNCKRFRYAPGGSPRRGYPGPPPPPPPPRRFPGPPIAISPGRTVNGYRSPPRGWARDGPRDFGPGVLPPPRHEGRFSDHMRRDRLEYPEDDYRGRNKPIPPMDWGHRDRGRDNFFNERKGYERRLPSPPVPPLPPHGGRWSRDVRERSRSPIRAAPPPKDYRRDMYGDRGRDNRRGMGRNRIGDAY, translated from the exons ATGGGTTCGAGAGATAAGGACCAAACGGCATCGCATCATCAGCCGCTGCTTAGCAGCCTGGTCGTACGTCCCTCCGTCAGCGACGGAGCTGGTGACGGTGGCCGTGGTGGCGCTGGCAGCGACTACGAACCCGGTGAAGTTCGCCGTGAGCCGCCTTCCTACTATCGGTCGGATCGGTATCCCGACGATCCTG GATATAGAACTCGTGCAGGTTCTGCATCTCCTGTGCGGCGTAGGGATGCAGATCATCGCCATGGATCCAGTTTTGATCATGCTGGTGGTACTTCACGCAGCCGTGAAGTTGGTAGCAGGAGGGACACTGGTAGATATAGAGAGCCTTCTCCCCCTTATGTTCGAGGAAGGGGTGTTGTTGGCAGACCACCTGGTAGAGCTTTTGATGGACCTGGATTTGGTCCGGGGCCTGGGGTGGGTAGAAATAATCCAAATGTTCGACCAAGGGAAGGAGACTGGATCTGCCCAGATCCTTT GTGTGCCAACTTGAACTTTGCTAGGCGTGAGTACTGTAACAACTGTAAGAGGTTCCGCTACGCCCCTGGTGGTAGTCCGAGGAGGGGCTACCCTGgtcctccacctccacctccTCCCCCTCGGCGATTCCCTGGGCCTCCTATAGCTATTTCCCCTGGCAGGACTGTGAATGGCTATAGGTCCCCTCCTCGGGGTTGGGCCAGGGATGGACCTAGAGATTTTGGGCCTGGTGTTCTGCCACCTCCTCGACATGAAGGCCGGTTTTCTGATCACATGCGGAGAGATAGGCTGGAATACCCAGAAGATGACTACAGGGGGAGGAACAAGCCAATTCCACCCATGGATTGGGGCCATAGAGACCGTGGAAGAGATAACTTCTTCAATGAAAGGAAAGGGTACGAAAGGCGGCTACCCTCACCTCCGGTTCCACCGCTTCCTCCTCATGGTGGGCGATGGTCACGTGATGTGCGAGAGAGGAGCAGATCTCCTATTAGGGCTGCTCCACCTCCTAAAGACTACCGTCGTGATATGTATGGTGATCGGGGTCGGGACAATCGGAGAGGCATGGGACGAAATCGAATTGGGGACGCATATTAG